In the genome of Pseudomonas putida, one region contains:
- a CDS encoding acyl-CoA dehydrogenase family protein, whose translation MDLTYTPAQQAFRAEVRAWLKANVPSQPLPSFDTEEGFAAHRAWEARLNDGRWGMVTWPTRLGGRGCDLIEWLIFEEEYYRAGAPARVNQNGIFLLGPTLMEYGTEAQKARFLPRMATGQDIWAQGWSEPGAGSDMAAIRSRAERDGDHYVINGQKTWSTRAVWADWVFGIFRTDPGSQRHHGLTFILVPLNTPGITVRPIPQLNGLPGFAEIFFDDVRVPVENVLGGEGMGWHVAMSTAGFERGLMLRSPARFQETARRLVQLYQANRETADRDPAIGEAVMRAWLDAEAYTQSTYMTASQLVKGGRIGPESSTNKIFWSELDLRMHETAMSILGLRGELLPEAPAAGDVGQWLDGFLFAQAGPIYAGTNEIQRNIIAERMLGMPRA comes from the coding sequence ATGGATCTTACCTACACGCCAGCCCAACAGGCCTTTCGCGCCGAAGTGCGGGCCTGGCTCAAGGCCAACGTTCCGAGCCAACCGTTGCCTTCGTTCGACACCGAGGAAGGATTTGCCGCCCACCGCGCTTGGGAAGCGCGCCTGAACGACGGCCGCTGGGGCATGGTCACCTGGCCCACCCGCCTGGGCGGGCGCGGCTGCGATCTGATCGAGTGGCTGATCTTCGAAGAAGAGTACTACCGGGCCGGTGCTCCGGCGCGGGTCAACCAGAACGGCATCTTCCTGCTCGGCCCGACCCTGATGGAGTACGGTACCGAGGCGCAGAAGGCGCGCTTCCTGCCGCGCATGGCCACCGGCCAGGACATCTGGGCCCAGGGCTGGTCGGAGCCTGGAGCAGGCTCGGACATGGCGGCGATCCGCTCGCGCGCCGAGCGTGATGGCGACCACTACGTGATCAACGGCCAGAAGACCTGGTCCACCCGCGCCGTGTGGGCCGACTGGGTATTCGGCATCTTCCGCACCGATCCGGGCTCCCAGCGCCACCACGGCCTGACCTTCATTCTGGTGCCGCTCAACACGCCTGGCATCACCGTGCGCCCGATCCCGCAGCTCAACGGCCTGCCGGGCTTTGCCGAGATCTTCTTCGACGACGTGCGCGTGCCGGTGGAGAACGTCCTCGGCGGTGAGGGCATGGGCTGGCATGTGGCGATGTCCACGGCGGGCTTCGAGCGCGGGCTGATGCTGCGCTCACCCGCGCGCTTCCAAGAGACTGCCCGGCGCCTGGTGCAGCTGTATCAGGCCAACCGCGAAACCGCTGACCGCGATCCGGCCATCGGTGAGGCGGTGATGCGCGCCTGGCTCGATGCCGAGGCCTATACCCAGTCCACCTACATGACCGCTTCGCAGTTGGTCAAAGGCGGGCGCATCGGGCCGGAGTCCTCGACCAACAAGATCTTCTGGTCCGAGCTTGACCTGCGCATGCACGAAACGGCCATGAGCATCCTGGGCCTGCGCGGCGAACTGCTGCCTGAGGCCCCGGCGGCCGGCGATGTCGGCCAATGGCTGGACGGGTTCCTGTTCGCCCAGGCCGGGCCGATCTATGCCGGCACCAACGAGATCCAGCGCAACATCATCGCCGAACGCATGCTCGGCATGCCGCGTGCCTGA
- a CDS encoding CoA transferase subunit A, with amino-acid sequence MDKQMTTAEMVAQLRDGMTLGIGGWGPRRKPMALVREILRSDLKDLTIVAYGGADVGLLCAAGKVKKLVFAFVSLDFIPLEPYFRKARQEGAIEVMEIDEGMLLLGLRAAAMNVPFIPTAVGLGTDVLRHNPEIKLIASPYGDGRDWVAMPALKLDAALVHVDRADARGVCQIAGPDHYMDDLFVRAAARTYVTCDELVESAWFHADPARAHQVFWERNLTTAVANVPGGAHPSSCAPLYGFDVPHFKAYVASAQSEEGWQAYVDQYVACSHSQYLERCGGLEAIRRLPLPVF; translated from the coding sequence ATGGATAAACAGATGACCACGGCCGAGATGGTCGCCCAGCTGCGCGACGGCATGACCCTCGGCATCGGCGGCTGGGGCCCGCGCCGCAAACCTATGGCGCTGGTGCGCGAGATCCTGCGCTCGGACCTCAAGGACCTGACCATCGTCGCCTATGGTGGTGCCGACGTCGGCCTGCTGTGCGCCGCTGGCAAGGTGAAGAAACTGGTGTTCGCCTTCGTCTCCCTCGACTTCATCCCGCTCGAACCGTACTTTCGCAAGGCGCGTCAGGAAGGCGCCATCGAAGTGATGGAAATCGACGAAGGCATGCTGCTGCTGGGCCTGCGCGCCGCCGCCATGAACGTGCCGTTCATCCCCACGGCGGTGGGCCTGGGCACCGACGTGCTGCGCCACAACCCCGAGATCAAGCTGATCGCCTCGCCTTACGGCGATGGCCGCGATTGGGTCGCGATGCCGGCACTCAAGCTCGACGCCGCCCTGGTGCACGTGGACCGCGCCGATGCGCGCGGCGTGTGCCAGATCGCCGGCCCCGACCACTACATGGATGACCTGTTCGTGCGGGCCGCGGCGCGCACCTACGTCACCTGCGACGAACTGGTCGAGAGCGCGTGGTTCCACGCGGACCCGGCGCGTGCGCACCAGGTGTTCTGGGAGCGCAACCTGACCACGGCGGTGGCCAATGTGCCGGGGGGTGCACATCCCTCGTCCTGCGCGCCGCTGTACGGCTTCGACGTCCCGCACTTCAAGGCCTACGTCGCCTCGGCGCAGAGCGAAGAGGGCTGGCAGGCCTATGTCGATCAGTACGTGGCCTGTTCCCACTCCCAGTACCTGGAGCGTTGCGGGGGCCTTGAGGCCATCCGTCGACTGCCCCTGCCGGTTTTCTAA
- a CDS encoding NAD(P)H-dependent flavin oxidoreductase: MAVSLDTRLTALLGCRYPIIQTAMGWVADPRLVAATCNAGGFGFLAGATIEPRQMEAAILETKRLTDRPFGVNFHMYQANAEEIVELVVRHQVRAVSYSRSPGKQMIARLKDAGVVCMPTVGALKHAQKAVQMGADVVTVQGGEGGGHTGAVPTALLLGQVLDAVQVPVVAAGGFKDGRGLVSALAQGADGIAMGTRFLMTADSPVPQATLARYLAVKDPAAVIVSRAIDGLPQRMIRNELLDELETSSGLRRWLLAVRSGLAYRRHTGLGLGQLLGSALKMRRDGGLTAAQSLMAANAPMVIQKAMVEGRPAEGVLPAGQVAAGIDSLPGCAELIEQIVQDAEQRLGALCRRIS, from the coding sequence ATGGCCGTGTCGCTCGATACCCGGCTGACCGCCTTACTCGGTTGCCGTTACCCGATCATTCAGACCGCCATGGGCTGGGTCGCCGACCCGCGTCTGGTGGCCGCCACCTGCAACGCCGGAGGCTTCGGCTTTTTGGCCGGGGCGACCATCGAGCCGCGCCAGATGGAAGCGGCGATCCTCGAAACCAAGCGCCTGACCGACCGCCCGTTCGGGGTCAACTTCCATATGTACCAGGCCAATGCCGAAGAGATCGTCGAGCTGGTGGTGCGCCACCAGGTACGCGCGGTCAGCTACAGCCGCTCGCCCGGCAAGCAGATGATCGCCCGGCTCAAGGATGCCGGCGTGGTCTGCATGCCCACCGTGGGCGCCCTCAAGCACGCGCAGAAGGCCGTGCAGATGGGCGCCGACGTGGTGACCGTGCAGGGCGGCGAAGGCGGCGGCCATACCGGTGCGGTACCCACGGCCCTGTTGCTGGGCCAGGTGCTGGACGCCGTGCAGGTGCCGGTGGTGGCCGCAGGTGGCTTCAAGGATGGCCGTGGGCTGGTGTCGGCCCTGGCCCAGGGCGCCGATGGCATCGCCATGGGCACGCGTTTTCTGATGACCGCCGACAGCCCCGTGCCCCAGGCCACCCTGGCGCGCTACCTGGCGGTGAAAGATCCAGCGGCGGTGATTGTCAGCCGGGCCATCGATGGCTTGCCGCAACGCATGATCCGCAACGAGTTGCTCGATGAACTCGAAACCAGCAGTGGCCTGCGCCGCTGGCTGCTGGCCGTGCGCAGTGGCCTGGCCTACCGCCGCCACACCGGCCTGGGGCTGGGCCAGCTGTTGGGCAGCGCGCTGAAGATGCGCCGCGACGGGGGCCTGACGGCCGCCCAGAGCCTGATGGCTGCCAACGCCCCGATGGTCATCCAGAAAGCCATGGTCGAAGGCCGGCCCGCCGAGGGCGTGCTGCCGGCCGGGCAAGTGGCCGCGGGTATCGACAGCCTGCCGGGCTGCGCCGAACTGATTGAGCAGATCGTCCAGGACGCCGAGCAGCGCCTGGGCGCGCTGTGCCGCCGAATTTCGTGA
- a CDS encoding enoyl-CoA hydratase family protein, with protein MQPFNVSIDNGIAEMVFNHPPVNAFNSQGWADIASTLQALGDDAQVRVIVIRAEGRGFCAGVDIKELAADGNLIVAVNKGNYDTFKAVHRNKVPVIVAVHGFVLGGGIGICGGADIVVAADCARFGVPEVDRGAMGGGAHLQRLFPVQKVRHMYFTGEMIDAAEAYRLGAVERVVPREQLRETALGIAASIAAKSPAMIRLAKEALNGIEDGNLEDKYRWEQGFTLEAYRTQDSQEARDSFVEKRNANFNG; from the coding sequence GTGCAACCATTCAACGTGAGCATTGATAACGGCATTGCCGAGATGGTCTTCAACCATCCCCCGGTCAATGCCTTCAACAGCCAAGGCTGGGCCGACATCGCCAGCACCCTGCAGGCGCTGGGCGACGACGCGCAGGTCAGGGTCATCGTCATCCGCGCCGAAGGCCGTGGCTTCTGCGCCGGGGTCGATATCAAGGAACTGGCCGCCGACGGCAACCTGATCGTCGCGGTCAACAAGGGCAACTACGACACCTTCAAGGCCGTGCACCGCAACAAGGTGCCGGTGATCGTCGCCGTGCATGGCTTCGTCCTGGGCGGAGGCATCGGCATCTGCGGCGGCGCCGACATCGTCGTCGCCGCCGACTGCGCGCGCTTTGGCGTGCCGGAAGTGGACCGTGGCGCCATGGGCGGCGGTGCCCACCTGCAGCGGCTGTTCCCGGTGCAGAAGGTGCGCCACATGTACTTTACCGGCGAGATGATCGACGCCGCCGAGGCCTATCGCCTGGGCGCGGTGGAGCGTGTGGTGCCGCGCGAGCAACTGCGCGAGACCGCGCTGGGCATCGCCGCGTCCATCGCTGCCAAGAGCCCGGCGATGATCCGCCTGGCCAAGGAGGCGCTCAACGGCATCGAGGACGGCAACCTGGAAGACAAATACCGCTGGGAGCAGGGCTTCACCCTTGAGGCCTACCGCACCCAGGATTCCCAGGAAGCCCGCGACTCGTTCGTCGAGAAGCGCAACGCGAACTTCAACGGCTGA
- a CDS encoding enoyl-CoA hydratase produces the protein MSEQNNKEADEVVLYEVRDAVALVTMNRPEYHNAQNSRMTYALDAAFARACADDNVKVIVLRGAGKHFSAGHDIGTPGRDVNQSFERVSLWYDHVDKPGGEFLYAREQEVYLGMCRRWRDMPKPTIAMVQGACIAGGLMLAWVCDLIVASDDAYFRDPVVRMGIPGVEYFAHVHELNPRIAKEFLFLGAPMPAARAYQMGMLNRVVPREQLEQETLAMAGQIAQMPRLGLQLSKQAVNNAEDLMGKRSTMDMVFGLHHFAHAHNELVSGDRLGGYDAKAMASSQREQGRA, from the coding sequence ATGAGCGAGCAAAACAATAAAGAGGCCGATGAGGTGGTGCTGTACGAAGTGCGGGACGCGGTAGCCCTGGTCACCATGAACCGCCCCGAGTACCACAACGCCCAGAACTCGCGGATGACCTATGCCCTGGACGCGGCCTTCGCCCGTGCGTGCGCCGATGACAACGTCAAGGTCATCGTCCTGCGCGGAGCCGGCAAGCATTTCTCCGCCGGGCACGACATCGGCACGCCAGGGCGTGACGTGAACCAGAGCTTCGAGCGCGTGAGCCTGTGGTACGACCACGTCGACAAGCCTGGGGGCGAGTTCCTCTATGCCCGCGAGCAGGAGGTGTACCTGGGCATGTGCCGGCGCTGGCGCGACATGCCCAAGCCGACCATCGCCATGGTCCAGGGCGCCTGTATCGCTGGCGGCCTGATGCTGGCCTGGGTCTGCGACCTGATCGTGGCCAGCGACGATGCGTACTTCCGCGACCCGGTGGTGCGCATGGGGATTCCGGGGGTGGAGTACTTCGCCCATGTGCATGAGCTCAACCCACGTATCGCCAAGGAGTTTCTCTTCCTCGGCGCGCCGATGCCGGCGGCGCGTGCCTACCAGATGGGCATGCTCAACCGCGTGGTACCCCGCGAGCAGCTGGAGCAGGAAACCCTGGCCATGGCCGGGCAGATCGCCCAGATGCCGCGCCTGGGCCTGCAACTGAGCAAGCAGGCGGTGAACAACGCCGAAGACCTGATGGGCAAACGCTCGACCATGGACATGGTGTTCGGCCTGCATCATTTCGCCCATGCCCACAACGAGCTGGTGTCAGGCGATCGCCTGGGCGGGTATGACGCCAAGGCCATGGCCAGCTCCCAGCGTGAACAGGGGAGGGCGTGA
- a CDS encoding VOC family protein, which yields MDIRGLGYVTVRSSDLAQWRHYASQVLGMMVVEDESGERLFLKMDERPYRILVQHSAQDGFGACGWEVAGQAAFDQAVAELHAAGVAVEQGSAEQAALRQVQALALFADPDGNRHELYWGPRQDFARFVSPVGVRGFVSDALGMGHVVLPAPTFDRCRDFYEQVMGFGLSDLMKVRFTPDPAEPEKRIHFMHCNNGRHHSLAIFECPVPSGCVHMMVEVDGLEDVGRALDRMHANGVKLSATLGQHTNDQMISFYMKTPSGFDLEYGCDGLVVDWSRHTPFESTVVSQWGHDFSVGRQ from the coding sequence ATGGATATCCGTGGCCTGGGTTACGTCACCGTACGTTCCAGCGACCTTGCGCAGTGGCGTCACTACGCCAGCCAGGTGCTGGGCATGATGGTGGTCGAGGATGAGAGCGGCGAGCGTCTGTTCCTGAAAATGGACGAGCGCCCTTACCGCATCCTGGTGCAGCACAGCGCCCAGGACGGTTTCGGCGCTTGTGGCTGGGAAGTGGCCGGCCAGGCCGCCTTCGACCAAGCCGTGGCCGAGCTGCACGCCGCAGGCGTGGCGGTGGAGCAGGGCAGCGCTGAGCAAGCCGCGCTGCGCCAGGTCCAGGCGCTGGCGCTGTTCGCCGACCCCGATGGCAACCGCCATGAGCTGTACTGGGGCCCGCGCCAGGACTTCGCCCGCTTCGTCTCCCCGGTGGGCGTGCGCGGTTTCGTCAGCGACGCGCTGGGCATGGGCCATGTGGTGCTGCCAGCACCGACCTTCGATCGCTGCCGTGATTTCTATGAGCAGGTGATGGGCTTTGGCCTGTCGGACCTGATGAAGGTGCGCTTCACCCCGGATCCTGCCGAGCCGGAAAAACGCATCCACTTCATGCACTGCAACAACGGCCGCCACCATTCGCTGGCGATCTTCGAATGCCCAGTGCCCAGCGGCTGCGTGCACATGATGGTCGAGGTCGATGGCCTGGAGGACGTCGGCCGCGCCCTGGACCGCATGCACGCCAACGGCGTGAAGCTCTCCGCGACCCTGGGCCAGCACACCAACGATCAGATGATCTCCTTCTACATGAAGACCCCGTCCGGTTTCGACCTGGAGTACGGCTGCGACGGCCTGGTCGTCGACTGGAGCCGCCACACCCCGTTCGAAAGCACGGTGGTCAGCCAGTGGGGCCATGACTTCAGCGTCGGCCGCCAATGA
- a CDS encoding CoA-transferase subunit beta codes for MTTASTYSLAELMICAAAQAWRDDGEVLATGIGVIPRLAASLSMLDNNPKLMMTDSEAYMVAEPVPVGARNGYEPKRDSWMGFSRIFDNVWSGKRHAMIGPIQVDRFGQANISCIGGDYQKPKAQMLGVRGLPGNSISHANSFYVPSHNRRVFVEGECDVVASVGYNPERLARGWSLDDIDIRLIVTDLCVLDFLGPQHQVRVRSLHPGVSLDEVRDNTGFALHVPEHCPVTTAPTEVQLQLIQRLDPHNLRASQLKDNPPGQRPAR; via the coding sequence ATGACCACTGCAAGCACCTACAGCCTCGCCGAACTGATGATCTGCGCCGCCGCCCAAGCCTGGCGCGACGACGGCGAAGTCCTGGCCACCGGCATCGGCGTGATCCCGCGCCTGGCGGCCTCCCTGAGCATGCTCGACAACAACCCGAAACTGATGATGACCGACTCGGAGGCCTATATGGTCGCCGAGCCCGTGCCGGTCGGTGCGCGCAATGGCTACGAGCCCAAGCGCGACAGCTGGATGGGCTTCTCGCGCATCTTCGACAACGTCTGGAGCGGTAAGCGCCACGCCATGATCGGGCCGATCCAGGTCGACCGTTTCGGCCAGGCCAACATCTCCTGCATCGGCGGCGACTACCAGAAGCCCAAGGCGCAGATGCTCGGTGTGCGCGGCCTGCCGGGCAACTCCATCAGCCATGCCAACTCGTTCTACGTGCCCAGTCACAACCGGCGGGTGTTCGTCGAGGGCGAGTGCGACGTGGTCGCCTCGGTGGGCTACAACCCCGAGCGCCTGGCCCGTGGCTGGTCGCTCGATGACATCGACATCCGCCTGATCGTCACCGACCTGTGCGTGCTCGACTTCCTCGGGCCCCAGCACCAGGTGCGCGTGCGCTCGCTGCACCCGGGCGTCAGCCTGGATGAGGTGCGCGACAACACAGGCTTTGCCCTGCATGTGCCCGAGCACTGCCCGGTGACCACCGCGCCGACCGAGGTGCAGTTGCAGCTGATCCAGCGACTGGACCCGCACAACCTGCGTGCCAGCCAACTCAAGGACAACCCACCGGGGCAGCGCCCAGCGCGCTGA
- a CDS encoding acyl-CoA dehydrogenase family protein, producing the protein MDFSFNSDQLLFQDNVRSFFINEVTPERIRELWQSDSGRCDRLWAQLVELGLTALTVPEQYGGMGLGALDFVLLAQECGYAGLPEPLVETMLVAVPLLAELGAAHEGLKADWLGRVAEGQARLAVSEPGNPLVSDAHVADLLLLSHGDELHAVPREDVELVRNLSVDPSRQLYQVLWTPGAATCVARGEEAARLLARAFERGALGCAAQLLGLAKRMVDLAVDYSFERKQFGKPIGSFQAVKHLMANVAVRIEFAKGPLYRAAHAVAHGEAGQALAVSHARLAASEAALLAARNAIQTHGAMGYTWEVDLQLFMKRAWALDKVWGDHALHKARTREALFERGRAIGAGATF; encoded by the coding sequence ATGGACTTTAGTTTCAACAGCGACCAGTTGCTCTTCCAGGACAACGTACGCAGTTTCTTTATCAACGAAGTGACCCCGGAGCGCATCCGCGAGCTGTGGCAGAGCGACAGCGGCCGCTGCGACCGGCTCTGGGCGCAACTGGTGGAATTGGGCTTGACCGCGCTGACTGTGCCGGAGCAGTACGGTGGCATGGGCCTGGGCGCCCTGGACTTTGTCCTGCTGGCCCAGGAGTGCGGCTACGCGGGCCTGCCCGAGCCGCTGGTCGAGACCATGCTGGTGGCGGTGCCGCTGCTGGCCGAACTGGGTGCGGCGCACGAGGGCCTGAAGGCGGACTGGCTGGGACGCGTGGCCGAGGGCCAGGCGCGCCTGGCGGTGAGCGAACCGGGCAACCCGCTGGTCAGCGACGCCCACGTGGCCGACCTGCTGCTGCTCAGTCACGGCGATGAGCTGCATGCGGTGCCGCGTGAGGATGTCGAGCTGGTACGCAATCTCTCGGTGGACCCGAGCCGCCAGCTGTACCAGGTGCTGTGGACCCCGGGCGCGGCCACTTGCGTGGCCCGTGGCGAAGAGGCCGCGCGGTTGCTGGCGCGGGCCTTCGAGCGCGGCGCGTTGGGCTGTGCGGCGCAACTGCTGGGCCTGGCCAAGCGCATGGTGGACCTGGCCGTGGATTACAGCTTCGAACGCAAGCAGTTCGGCAAGCCGATCGGCTCGTTCCAGGCGGTCAAGCATTTGATGGCCAACGTCGCGGTGCGCATCGAGTTCGCCAAGGGCCCGCTGTACCGCGCCGCCCATGCGGTGGCCCACGGTGAGGCCGGGCAGGCGCTGGCGGTGTCCCACGCTCGCCTGGCCGCCTCGGAAGCGGCGCTGCTCGCAGCGCGCAACGCCATCCAGACCCACGGTGCGATGGGGTACACCTGGGAGGTCGACCTGCAGCTGTTCATGAAGCGCGCCTGGGCGCTGGACAAGGTCTGGGGCGACCATGCCCTGCACAAGGCGCGTACCCGCGAGGCGCTGTTCGAGCGTGGCCGGGCCATCGGCGCCGGCGCCACCTTCTGA
- a CDS encoding acetyl-CoA C-acetyltransferase, which produces MPEAYIVDALRTPTGRREGGLAHIHAADLGGHVLRALVERNSIPDEDYDDVIFGCVDTIGPLAGDIARTAWLAAGLSDAVPGTTVDRQCGSSQQALHFAAQAVMSGTQDVVVAGGVQTMTQIPISSAMTAAEPLGFTNPFTGSEGWVRRYGSTPPTQFRSAQMIAEHWQLSRQALEAYSLESHRRALRAIEQGHFAREIVPLAGVEHDETPRHTSLDKMAELEILFGCDRVTAGVSSQTCDAASALLVVSQAALKRYNLTPRARIHHMSVRAADPVWMLTAPIPATAYALKRAGMRLEDIDRVEINEAFASVALAWINETGYPHAQTNVNGGAIALGHPLGATGTRMMCSLLHELERSGGRYGLQTMCEGGGQANVTIIERL; this is translated from the coding sequence ATGCCTGAAGCTTATATCGTCGATGCCCTGCGCACGCCCACCGGGCGACGCGAAGGTGGCTTGGCCCATATCCACGCGGCCGATCTGGGCGGTCATGTGCTGCGCGCCCTGGTCGAGCGCAATTCGATCCCCGATGAAGACTACGACGACGTGATCTTCGGCTGCGTCGACACCATCGGCCCGTTGGCCGGCGACATTGCCCGCACCGCGTGGCTGGCGGCCGGCCTCAGCGACGCGGTGCCCGGCACCACCGTCGACCGCCAGTGCGGCTCCTCTCAACAGGCCCTGCATTTCGCCGCCCAGGCGGTGATGAGCGGCACCCAGGACGTGGTGGTCGCAGGCGGTGTGCAGACCATGACCCAGATCCCGATCTCGTCGGCCATGACCGCCGCCGAGCCGCTGGGCTTCACCAACCCGTTCACCGGTTCCGAAGGCTGGGTGCGCCGCTACGGCTCGACCCCGCCGACCCAGTTCCGCTCCGCGCAGATGATCGCCGAGCACTGGCAGCTCAGCCGCCAAGCGTTGGAGGCCTATTCGCTGGAATCCCATCGTCGGGCACTGCGGGCCATCGAGCAGGGTCACTTCGCGCGTGAGATCGTGCCCCTGGCTGGTGTCGAGCATGACGAAACCCCACGTCACACCAGCCTGGACAAGATGGCCGAGCTGGAAATCCTGTTCGGCTGCGACCGTGTCACGGCCGGTGTTTCCAGCCAGACCTGCGACGCTGCCAGCGCGCTGCTGGTGGTCTCGCAAGCGGCGCTCAAGCGCTACAACCTCACCCCTCGGGCACGCATTCACCACATGAGCGTGCGCGCCGCCGACCCGGTGTGGATGCTCACCGCGCCCATCCCGGCGACCGCCTATGCGCTCAAGCGCGCCGGCATGCGCCTGGAAGACATCGACCGGGTAGAAATCAACGAGGCCTTCGCCTCGGTGGCCCTGGCCTGGATCAACGAGACCGGCTACCCCCACGCCCAGACCAACGTCAACGGCGGTGCCATCGCGCTGGGCCACCCGCTGGGCGCCACCGGCACCCGGATGATGTGCAGCCTGCTCCATGAGCTGGAGCGCAGCGGCGGCCGCTATGGCCTGCAGACCATGTGCGAAGGCGGCGGCCAGGCCAACGTCACCATCATCGAGCGCCTGTAA
- a CDS encoding LLM class flavin-dependent oxidoreductase translates to MKFSLIYEAQTIDASREGDRKIFDDTVEQAVLADKLGFDTFWCVEHTALTNYSHMSAPETMLAFVAGKTERIGIGHGVVCLPPAMNHPVKVAERIATLDLLSKGRVHFGVGKGGTQQEAGTFGYDLATLQPQIDEAMYLIPKMFVQDEIEHHGDFVKIPKRPIHPKPYQDPHPPMYLACTNTESLKNAGGRGMGALVLGFGGPEEIAKKVEVYHQAFDNREERNQVGFRPNRHIAALCPAIVLDDNEAARRIGIRGQRYFMESLGYWYGGGERPDPEKWKDDTYVDGNGQAVIKSRFASEEVRVDFSDPTMAMMNPNHAYGTVEDCIGYVQRLIDAGADEILFICQMGTVPQWAQLETLRNIGEKVIPHFRNKQ, encoded by the coding sequence ATGAAATTCTCGCTGATTTACGAAGCCCAGACGATCGATGCCAGCCGCGAGGGTGACCGCAAGATCTTCGATGACACCGTCGAGCAGGCGGTGCTGGCCGACAAGCTGGGCTTCGACACCTTCTGGTGCGTGGAGCACACCGCGCTGACCAACTACTCGCACATGTCCGCGCCGGAAACCATGCTCGCCTTCGTGGCCGGCAAGACCGAGCGCATCGGCATCGGCCACGGCGTGGTGTGCCTGCCGCCGGCAATGAACCACCCGGTCAAGGTGGCCGAGCGCATCGCCACCCTGGACCTGCTGTCCAAGGGGCGTGTGCACTTCGGCGTGGGCAAGGGCGGTACCCAGCAAGAGGCCGGCACCTTTGGCTACGACCTGGCGACCTTGCAGCCGCAGATCGACGAGGCCATGTACCTGATCCCGAAAATGTTCGTGCAGGACGAGATCGAGCACCACGGCGACTTCGTCAAGATCCCCAAGCGTCCGATCCATCCCAAGCCGTACCAGGATCCGCACCCGCCGATGTACCTGGCCTGCACCAACACCGAGTCGCTGAAGAACGCCGGTGGCCGTGGCATGGGCGCGCTGGTGCTGGGCTTTGGCGGCCCTGAAGAGATCGCCAAGAAGGTCGAGGTGTACCACCAGGCCTTCGACAATCGTGAAGAGCGCAACCAGGTCGGTTTCCGCCCGAACCGCCACATCGCCGCGCTGTGCCCGGCCATCGTGCTGGATGACAACGAGGCTGCACGCCGCATCGGTATCCGTGGTCAGCGTTACTTCATGGAGTCGCTGGGCTACTGGTACGGCGGTGGTGAGCGTCCGGACCCGGAGAAGTGGAAGGACGACACCTACGTCGATGGCAACGGCCAGGCGGTGATCAAGTCGCGCTTCGCCTCCGAGGAAGTGCGCGTGGACTTCTCCGACCCGACCATGGCGATGATGAACCCCAACCACGCCTACGGCACCGTCGAGGATTGCATCGGTTACGTGCAGCGCCTGATCGACGCTGGCGCTGACGAAATCCTGTTCATCTGCCAGATGGGCACCGTGCCGCAGTGGGCTCAGCTGGAGACCCTGCGCAACATCGGCGAGAAAGTCATTCCGCATTTCCGCAACAAGCAGTAA
- a CDS encoding SDR family oxidoreductase — protein MSSCNNRVVVITGAGGGLGRAYALAFAAEGAKVVVNDINRDAAEAVVAQIREQDGQAIANSNDITHYEDAGRIVAAALEAFGGLDVVVNNAGICRDRMFASLTEADWDAVVAVHLKGHFCLSSHAVRHWREQAKNGVKVDARIINTSSGAGLQGSIGQSNYAAAKGGIASLTLVQAAELARYGITVNALAPAARTGMTEGVFGEVMKKPEEGFDYFAPENVAPVVVWLGSSESAGVTGQMFEVEGGKLSIADGWRRGPQVDNQGRWAVADVGVAVGELLERAVPAQKVYGS, from the coding sequence ATGAGCAGTTGCAACAACCGAGTCGTGGTCATCACCGGCGCAGGCGGTGGCCTGGGCCGTGCCTACGCCCTGGCCTTCGCGGCCGAAGGCGCCAAGGTGGTGGTCAACGACATCAACCGCGACGCCGCCGAGGCGGTGGTCGCGCAGATCCGTGAGCAGGATGGCCAGGCCATCGCCAACAGCAACGACATTACCCACTACGAAGACGCCGGGCGCATCGTCGCCGCGGCGCTGGAAGCCTTCGGCGGCCTCGATGTGGTGGTGAACAACGCCGGCATCTGCCGCGACCGCATGTTCGCCAGCCTCACCGAGGCGGACTGGGACGCGGTGGTGGCGGTGCACTTGAAGGGCCACTTCTGCTTGTCCAGCCATGCCGTACGGCACTGGCGCGAGCAGGCCAAGAATGGCGTTAAGGTCGATGCGCGAATCATCAACACCAGCTCCGGCGCGGGCCTGCAGGGCTCGATCGGGCAGTCCAACTACGCCGCGGCCAAAGGCGGTATCGCCTCCTTGACGCTGGTCCAGGCGGCGGAGCTGGCGCGCTATGGCATCACCGTCAACGCCCTGGCCCCGGCGGCGCGCACCGGCATGACCGAAGGCGTGTTCGGCGAGGTGATGAAAAAGCCCGAGGAAGGCTTCGACTACTTCGCCCCGGAGAACGTCGCGCCCGTAGTGGTGTGGCTGGGTTCCAGTGAGTCGGCCGGGGTCACCGGGCAGATGTTCGAGGTCGAAGGCGGCAAGCTGTCTATCGCCGACGGCTGGCGGCGCGGCCCGCAGGTCGATAACCAGGGCCGCTGGGCCGTGGCCGACGTGGGTGTGGCGGTGGGTGAATTGCTGGAGCGCGCCGTGCCGGCGCAGAAAGTCTACGGCAGCTGA